One genomic region from Streptomyces sp. NBC_00582 encodes:
- a CDS encoding O-antigen ligase domain-containing protein — translation MGTNHTSRIVGVVWGLLVLNTLGSTGARTIVPLPRSLIQMVTMGSLVAAFALALVVNPRVRIRASAYVFLLTLLLVPSLISSVDQGAGFGALFRCARLALFIGTLWLLSRWWDGGTTFVRHHIRMYFAVLGTVAAGLVVSPGTALSGEYGGRLVGVLWPLTPPQIGQYAAVIIGLTVLLLMGRRTDRTSAAVVIVPSLALLVLTHTRTATLGLLVGLVLAIGSLILTSAAARRFFTWAVLCATVAAVVFSSALQAWFLRGQSQENFASLTGRAKVWHALLAAPRTTSQYLFGMGLGDKSFDGLPIDNSWLAVFNEQGVTGIALVAAIIVVLGGVALLRPPSLSRACAIFLISYCGIASYTEAGLGDASPYLLHLALAASLLATPAEAAPLSTPVVPRQRIPRWAQRSEVS, via the coding sequence TCACGATGGGCTCGCTGGTCGCCGCGTTCGCGCTGGCGCTCGTGGTCAATCCCCGCGTGCGCATCCGGGCCAGCGCCTACGTGTTCCTGCTCACCCTGCTGCTGGTGCCGAGCCTGATCTCCAGCGTGGACCAGGGGGCCGGGTTCGGCGCGCTGTTCCGCTGCGCCCGGCTGGCGCTCTTCATCGGCACGCTCTGGCTGCTCAGCCGCTGGTGGGACGGCGGCACGACGTTCGTCCGGCACCACATCCGGATGTACTTCGCGGTGCTCGGGACGGTGGCCGCCGGCCTGGTCGTCTCACCGGGCACCGCCCTGTCCGGGGAATACGGCGGGCGGCTGGTCGGCGTGTTGTGGCCGCTCACCCCGCCGCAGATCGGACAGTACGCCGCGGTGATCATCGGGCTCACCGTGCTGCTGCTCATGGGCCGCCGGACGGACCGGACCAGCGCGGCGGTGGTCATCGTGCCCTCCCTCGCCCTGCTCGTGCTGACCCATACCCGGACGGCCACCCTCGGCCTGCTCGTCGGGCTGGTGCTGGCGATCGGTTCGCTCATCCTGACCAGCGCCGCCGCCCGCCGGTTCTTCACCTGGGCGGTGCTGTGCGCGACGGTGGCCGCGGTGGTGTTCAGCTCCGCGCTCCAGGCGTGGTTCCTGCGCGGGCAGAGCCAGGAGAACTTCGCCAGCCTCACCGGCCGGGCCAAGGTCTGGCACGCCCTGCTGGCGGCACCCCGGACGACCTCGCAGTACCTGTTCGGCATGGGCTTGGGCGACAAGTCGTTCGACGGGCTCCCGATCGACAACAGCTGGCTGGCCGTCTTCAACGAGCAGGGTGTGACCGGCATCGCCCTGGTGGCGGCGATCATCGTCGTGCTGGGCGGCGTCGCGCTGCTGCGGCCGCCGTCGCTGTCGAGGGCCTGCGCGATCTTCCTGATCAGCTACTGCGGGATCGCGTCGTACACCGAGGCCGGGCTGGGCGACGCCTCGCCCTATCTGCTGCATCTGGCCCTCGCCGCCTCGCTGCTGGCGACTCCTGCCGAAGCCGCTCCCCTTTCGACGCCCGTAGTCCCACGTCAACGCATCCCGCGATGGGCCCAGAGATCGGAGGTGAGCTGA
- a CDS encoding glycosyltransferase, which yields MHVLVVHNRYASAQPSGENKVVDQEVALLRGAGHRVEVFERRSDDIAARSLLGKVAVPLLVPWNPAVRAELAARLRTERPDVVHVHNVFPLLSPAVLAACADAGVPAVATLHNYTQVCPPGTLQRDGRPCTECVGSTPLPAVRHGCYRSSRLATVPLAVSLSVNRRRWWSGVERFLCISAAQRDVLVRAGLPAERLAVKHNFVPDPDDRREGDGEHLLYLGRLAEAKGVRLLMAAWDEVAAGGGVGVPLVIAGTGPLEPEVTAWAAGRDDVRYVGLYDAAECRKAVARSVAVVAPSTWLEAFGLVVVEAMAAGVPVVAAGHGAFVELVEDGVTGLLHRPGESASLASCIRRIAAGPDRNREMGRAARRRYEQGFSPAVGLERLVEEYRTAIAGRSAPARGGDTRASRGDGDSR from the coding sequence ATGCACGTCCTCGTGGTGCACAACCGCTACGCCTCGGCGCAGCCGAGCGGAGAGAACAAGGTCGTCGACCAGGAGGTGGCGCTGCTGCGCGGGGCCGGCCACCGGGTCGAGGTGTTCGAGCGGCGCAGCGACGACATCGCCGCCCGGTCCCTGCTGGGCAAGGTTGCGGTACCGCTGCTGGTGCCGTGGAACCCGGCGGTCCGCGCGGAGCTCGCCGCCCGGCTGCGCACCGAGCGGCCGGACGTGGTGCACGTCCACAACGTCTTCCCGCTCCTGTCGCCGGCGGTGCTGGCCGCCTGCGCCGACGCCGGTGTGCCCGCCGTCGCCACGCTGCACAACTACACCCAGGTCTGCCCGCCCGGCACGCTGCAGCGGGACGGGCGGCCGTGCACCGAGTGCGTCGGGTCGACGCCGCTGCCCGCCGTCCGGCACGGCTGCTACCGGAGCTCCCGGCTGGCGACGGTGCCGCTCGCGGTCAGCCTGTCGGTCAACCGGCGGCGGTGGTGGTCCGGCGTGGAGCGGTTCCTCTGCATCTCCGCGGCGCAGCGCGACGTCCTGGTGCGGGCCGGCTTGCCGGCCGAGCGGCTGGCGGTGAAGCACAACTTCGTGCCCGACCCGGACGACCGCCGAGAGGGTGACGGCGAGCATCTGCTCTACCTCGGCCGGCTCGCGGAGGCCAAGGGCGTGCGGCTGCTCATGGCCGCGTGGGACGAGGTCGCCGCCGGCGGCGGTGTGGGCGTGCCGCTCGTGATCGCCGGCACGGGGCCACTGGAGCCGGAGGTGACCGCCTGGGCGGCGGGCCGGGACGACGTGCGGTACGTCGGCCTGTACGACGCGGCGGAGTGCCGGAAGGCCGTCGCGCGGTCGGTCGCCGTGGTGGCGCCCTCGACGTGGCTGGAGGCGTTCGGCCTGGTGGTCGTGGAGGCGATGGCGGCCGGGGTCCCGGTCGTCGCCGCCGGTCACGGCGCCTTCGTCGAACTCGTCGAGGACGGCGTGACCGGGCTGCTGCACCGGCCGGGCGAGTCCGCCTCGCTCGCGTCCTGCATACGCCGGATCGCGGCCGGGCCGGACCGCAACCGGGAGATGGGCCGAGCGGCCAGGCGCCGATACGAGCAGGGCTTCAGCCCGGCCGTCGGCCTGGAGCGCCTGGTGGAGGAGTACCGCACCGCGATCGCGGGTCGGTCAGCACCGGCTCGGGGCGGGGACACCCGCGCGAGCAGGGGGGATGGAGACAGCAGATGA
- a CDS encoding class I SAM-dependent methyltransferase, translating into MTRCRLCGSEAMASVVDLGATPPCESFLAADQLDRPEPAYPLHLRVCTDCWLAQIPPLITPEETFKEYAYFSSYSTSWVEHARTFVADAAQRLGLGTDAFVVEVASNDGYLLRHVVDRGIRCLGIEPSVNVGAAARDAGVPTLTEFLSPATGSAVREEHGPADLVVANNVYAHIPDVVGFTQGLRALVADDGWVSIEVQHLLTLIEENQYDTIYHEHFQYYTVAAAIRALASGGLTLVDVELLPTHGGSIRLWARPAEVAGEPTQRVADVLAREKAAGLQELSGYTEFSARVAKVRRDLLKFLIEAAERGETVVGYGAPGKGNTLLNHCGIRPDLLPYTVDRNPYKHGRFTPGTRIPILPPEQIAADKPDYVLVLPWNLRAELVEQLSFVHDWGGRLVFPIPELSIVEVKR; encoded by the coding sequence ATGACACGATGCCGACTCTGCGGCTCGGAGGCGATGGCGAGCGTCGTCGACCTCGGGGCGACGCCGCCATGTGAGAGCTTTCTCGCCGCGGACCAACTCGACCGGCCGGAACCGGCGTACCCGCTGCACCTGCGGGTCTGCACCGACTGCTGGCTGGCGCAGATCCCGCCGCTGATCACACCGGAGGAGACGTTCAAGGAGTACGCGTACTTCTCCTCGTACTCCACCTCCTGGGTGGAGCACGCGCGCACGTTCGTCGCCGACGCCGCACAGCGCCTCGGTCTCGGCACCGACGCCTTCGTGGTCGAGGTCGCCAGCAACGACGGGTACCTGCTGCGGCACGTGGTGGACCGGGGGATCCGCTGCCTCGGCATCGAGCCGTCGGTGAACGTCGGCGCCGCGGCGCGGGACGCGGGCGTGCCCACGCTCACGGAGTTCCTGAGCCCGGCGACCGGCTCGGCCGTCCGCGAAGAGCACGGCCCGGCGGACCTGGTCGTCGCCAACAACGTGTACGCGCACATCCCCGACGTCGTCGGGTTCACCCAGGGGCTGCGCGCCCTGGTCGCCGACGACGGCTGGGTCTCGATCGAGGTGCAGCACCTGCTGACCCTGATCGAGGAGAACCAGTACGACACGATCTACCACGAGCACTTCCAGTACTACACGGTCGCGGCCGCGATCCGGGCCCTGGCGAGCGGCGGACTCACGCTCGTGGACGTGGAGTTGCTGCCCACCCACGGCGGCTCCATCCGGCTGTGGGCCCGGCCGGCCGAGGTGGCCGGCGAGCCGACGCAGCGGGTGGCGGACGTGCTGGCCCGGGAGAAGGCCGCCGGGCTCCAGGAGCTGTCCGGGTACACCGAGTTCTCCGCCCGGGTGGCCAAGGTGCGCCGGGACCTCCTCAAGTTCCTCATCGAGGCGGCCGAGCGCGGTGAGACCGTCGTCGGTTACGGCGCTCCGGGCAAGGGCAACACCCTGCTCAACCACTGTGGCATCCGGCCCGACCTGCTGCCGTACACGGTCGACCGCAACCCCTACAAGCACGGCAGGTTCACCCCGGGCACCCGCATCCCGATCCTGCCGCCCGAGCAGATCGCCGCCGACAAGCCGGACTACGTCCTCGTCCTCCCGTGGAACCTGCGGGCCGAGCTGGTCGAGCAGCTGTCCTTCGTGCACGACTGGGGCGGCCGCCTGGTCTTCCCCATCCCGGAACTGAGCATTGTCGAGGTCAAGCGATGA
- a CDS encoding glucose-1-phosphate cytidylyltransferase: MKVVLFCGGYGMRMRNGAADDVPKPMAMVGPRPLIWHVMRYYAHFGHTEFILCLGYGAHHIKDFFLNYEETTSNDFVLRGGRTELLSTDISDWTITFAQTGIESPIGERLRRVRHHLDGDEMFLANYADVLTDAPLPEMIEKFAQRDAGASMMVVPPQSSFHCVELGEDGLVGGITAVSELPLWENGGYFVLRQEIFDHIPENGDLVADGCGQLAKRGRLVAHQHRGFWKPTDTVKERAALDEAYARGDRPWAVWERDSAGASA; encoded by the coding sequence ATGAAGGTCGTCCTGTTCTGCGGCGGTTACGGGATGCGGATGCGCAACGGTGCCGCCGACGACGTGCCCAAGCCGATGGCGATGGTCGGGCCGCGACCGCTGATCTGGCACGTGATGCGCTACTACGCGCACTTCGGGCACACGGAGTTCATCCTGTGCCTCGGCTACGGGGCTCACCACATCAAGGACTTCTTCCTCAACTACGAGGAGACGACGTCCAACGACTTCGTGCTGCGGGGCGGGCGGACCGAACTGCTGTCCACCGACATCTCGGACTGGACGATCACGTTCGCGCAGACCGGCATCGAGTCACCGATCGGGGAGCGGCTGCGCCGCGTGCGGCACCACCTGGACGGCGACGAGATGTTCCTCGCCAACTACGCCGACGTGCTCACCGACGCCCCGCTGCCGGAGATGATCGAGAAGTTCGCGCAGCGCGACGCCGGTGCGTCGATGATGGTGGTGCCGCCGCAGTCGTCGTTCCACTGCGTGGAGCTGGGCGAGGACGGCCTGGTGGGGGGTATCACCGCGGTGAGCGAACTGCCGCTGTGGGAGAACGGCGGGTACTTCGTGCTCCGCCAGGAGATCTTCGACCACATACCGGAGAACGGGGACCTGGTCGCCGACGGATGCGGCCAACTGGCCAAGCGGGGCCGCCTCGTGGCGCACCAGCACCGCGGGTTCTGGAAGCCGACCGACACCGTGAAGGAGCGGGCGGCGCTCGACGAGGCCTACGCCCGGGGCGACCGCCCCTGGGCCGTGTGGGAGCGGGACAGCGCGGGGGCGAGCGCGTGA
- a CDS encoding PIG-L deacetylase family protein, with product MIRLGAGRPDRIVAVGAHCDDIAIGAGGSLLTLCLARPGLRVDALVLSGGGTEREQEERAALAAFCPGADLRLTVHKLPDGRLPVHWDEAKAAVEELRAQTDPDLILAPRTDDAHQDHRGLAQLIPTAFRDHLVLGYEIVKWDGDLGRMSAYQPLSTEIAEEKVRLLQEHYASQRHRPWYDREAFLGLARIRGIECHERYAEAFAVTKLTLSLGG from the coding sequence GTGATCCGGCTCGGGGCCGGGCGCCCGGACCGGATCGTCGCGGTGGGCGCGCACTGCGACGACATCGCCATCGGCGCCGGCGGCTCGCTGCTGACGCTGTGCCTCGCGCGGCCGGGTCTCCGCGTCGACGCGCTGGTGCTCTCCGGCGGTGGCACCGAACGGGAGCAGGAGGAACGGGCCGCGCTCGCCGCCTTCTGCCCGGGCGCCGACCTGCGGCTGACCGTGCACAAGCTGCCGGACGGCCGGCTGCCCGTGCACTGGGACGAGGCCAAGGCCGCGGTCGAGGAACTGCGCGCGCAGACCGACCCGGACCTGATCCTGGCCCCGCGCACCGATGACGCGCACCAGGACCACCGCGGCCTGGCGCAGCTGATACCCACCGCCTTCCGCGACCACCTCGTGCTCGGCTACGAGATCGTCAAGTGGGACGGCGATCTCGGCCGTATGTCGGCGTACCAGCCGCTGTCGACGGAGATCGCCGAGGAGAAGGTACGGCTGCTGCAGGAGCACTACGCCTCGCAGCGCCACCGTCCCTGGTACGACCGGGAGGCCTTCCTGGGTCTTGCGCGGATCCGGGGCATCGAATGCCACGAGCGATACGCCGAGGCGTTCGCCGTCACCAAACTCACGCTCAGCCTGGGGGGTTGA
- a CDS encoding NAD-dependent epimerase/dehydratase family protein, translated as MRVLLTGHQGYLGTVMAPVLAAAGHEVVGLDAGLFADCVLGPTPDDPQGHRVDLRDVTAEHVAGVDAVIHLAALSNDPLGSLAPELTYDINHHASVHLARLARDAGVRRFLYASTCSVYGAAGGEDLVGEDAPLRPVTPYAESKVRVEDDLHELADGDFTPVFMRNATAFGYSPRLRADIVLNNLVGHALLSGEVLVMSDGTPWRPLVHAADIARAFTAALTAPREAVHDRAFNIGSEINNVTVAEIADQVAEAVPGSEVVITGETGADPRSYRVDFSRFRAAIPGFDCEWTVKRGALELADAYRAHGLTREDFQQRFTRLAVLRAASDAGAVDDTLRWRR; from the coding sequence ATGCGCGTACTTCTGACCGGACACCAGGGATACCTGGGAACCGTCATGGCCCCGGTCCTCGCCGCCGCCGGACACGAGGTCGTCGGCCTCGACGCCGGCCTGTTCGCCGACTGCGTGCTGGGCCCGACGCCCGACGACCCGCAGGGGCACCGGGTGGACCTGCGCGACGTCACGGCCGAGCACGTGGCCGGCGTCGACGCCGTGATCCACCTGGCCGCGCTCTCCAACGACCCGCTGGGATCGCTGGCGCCGGAACTCACCTACGACATCAACCACCACGCCTCCGTACACCTGGCCCGGCTGGCCCGCGACGCCGGCGTGCGGCGCTTCCTGTACGCGTCGACCTGCTCGGTGTACGGCGCCGCCGGCGGCGAGGACCTGGTCGGCGAGGACGCCCCGCTGCGCCCGGTGACGCCGTACGCGGAGTCCAAGGTGCGGGTGGAGGACGATCTGCACGAGCTGGCCGACGGCGACTTCACCCCGGTGTTCATGCGCAACGCGACCGCCTTCGGCTACTCGCCCCGGCTCCGTGCCGACATCGTGCTGAACAACCTGGTCGGCCACGCGCTGCTGTCCGGCGAGGTGCTGGTGATGTCCGACGGCACCCCCTGGCGCCCCCTGGTGCACGCCGCCGACATCGCACGCGCCTTCACGGCCGCGCTGACCGCGCCGCGGGAAGCGGTGCACGACCGGGCGTTCAACATCGGCAGCGAGATCAACAACGTCACGGTCGCCGAGATCGCCGACCAGGTCGCCGAGGCGGTGCCCGGCTCCGAGGTGGTGATCACCGGGGAGACCGGCGCCGACCCGCGGTCGTACCGGGTGGACTTCTCCCGGTTCCGGGCCGCGATCCCCGGCTTCGACTGCGAGTGGACGGTGAAGCGCGGCGCGCTCGAACTCGCCGACGCCTACCGCGCACATGGGCTGACCCGGGAGGACTTCCAGCAGCGCTTCACCCGCCTCGCCGTGCTGCGCGCGGCGTCCGACGCCGGCGCCGTCGACGACACCCTGCGGTGGCGCCGGTGA